Proteins encoded together in one Impatiens glandulifera chromosome 1, dImpGla2.1, whole genome shotgun sequence window:
- the LOC124921415 gene encoding thaumatin-like protein 1b codes for MATFQLITLFILLLTSPVFPATFTINNLCSYTVWPGILSGAGTSPLSTTGFSLQSGESLLIDVPAAWSGRLWGRTLCTTDTTTGKLSCGSGDCGSGTVECNGAGAAPPATLAEFTLNGAGGLDFYDVSLVDGYNLPMLVVPQGGGGSENCTSTGCLVDLNEACPLELQVTAENGGACLACKSACGAFGDPKYCCSGEYATPDTCKPTYYSEYFKTACPRAYSYAYDDGSSTFTCASANYVITFCPAPLASKKSGIQNPAAAAATTANFDPSSSNQEAISYYYSLLLMVIFLFH; via the exons ATGGCAACTTTTCAACTCATCACTCTCTTCATCCTTCTCCTCACTTCTCCTGTTTTCCCCGCCACTTTCACTATAAACAATCTCTGTTCCTACACAGTTTGGCCCGGAATACTCTCCGGCGCCGGCACTTCCCCCCTCTCCACCACCGGTTTCTCTCTCCAATCCGGTGAATCCCTCCTCATCGACGTCCCCGCCGCCTGGTCCGGCCGATTATGGGGCCGCACGCTCTGTACAACCGACACCACAACAGGTAAGTTATCCTGCGGCAGCGGCGACTGTGGTTCCGGCACGGTAGAGTGTAACGGTGCCGGAGCAGCTCCACCGGCCACATTGGCAGAGTTCACATTGAACGGAGCTGGTGGACTTGATTTCTATGACGTCAGCCTTGTCGACGGTTATAATCTACCCATGCTTGTTGTCCCACAAGGAGGCGGCGGCAGTGAAAATTGTACCTCAACGGGATGTCTTGTGGATTTAAACGAAGCGTGTCCGTTGGAACTTCAAGTGACGGCGGAGAATGGCGGCGCGTGTTTAGCGTGTAAGAGCGCGTGTGGAGCGTTTGGAGATCCGAAATATTGTTGTAGTGGGGAGTACGCGACGCCGGATACTTGTAAACCGACTTATTATTCTGAGTATTTTAAGACTGCTTGTCCACGCGCTTATAGTTACGCGTATGATGATGGTTCTAGTACCTTCACTTGCGCCTCCGCTAATTACGTCATCACTTTCTGCCCTGCCCCTCTCGCCAG TAAGAAATCCGGGATACAGAatccggcggcggcggcagcCACGACGGCCAACTTCGATCCGAGTTCGTCGAATCAGGAGGCTATCTCTTACTATTACTCACTCTTACTAATggttatttttcttttccattGA
- the LOC124931694 gene encoding histone H1-like: protein MATEEAVAVVEAPPAVVEAEPAAVVQPAENAGKVKTVKEPKPKKARNPPTHPPYLEMITEAIVSLKEKNGSSQYAITKFIEEKQKQLPPNFKKLLLVQLKKLVSTSKLVKVKASFKLPAQSKVAKSAAAAPAKKKPAPAPAKAKKTVKPDGQKGPFCQY from the exons ATGGCCACCGAAGAAGCTGTAGCGGTAGTTGAGGCACCTCCGGCCGTTGTGGAAGCTGAGCCGGCGGCGGTTGTTCAACCGGCGGAGAATGCAGGAAAGGTCAAGACGGTTAAGGAGCCTAAACCTAAGAAGGCCAGAAACCCTCCTACTCATCCTCCTTATCTTGAG ATGATTACCGAAGCGATTGTATCGCTTAAGGAGAAGAATGGATCGAGTCAGTACGCGATCACGAAGTTCATTGAGGAGAAGCAGAAACAGCTTCCTCCTAATTTCAAGAAATTGTTGTTGGTTCAGCTGAAGAAACTTGTTTCGACTTCCAAATTGGTGAAAGTGAAAGCTTCTTTCAAGCTTCCTGCTCAGTCGAAGGTGGCGAAGTCTGCCGCCGCTGCTCCTGCCAAGAAGAAACCGGCACCGGCACCGGCGAAGGCTAAGAAGACTGTGAAACCGGATG ggcaaaagggccctttttgccaataTTAG